A single genomic interval of Lathyrus oleraceus cultivar Zhongwan6 chromosome 7, CAAS_Psat_ZW6_1.0, whole genome shotgun sequence harbors:
- the LOC127101087 gene encoding polyol transporter 5 yields the protein MAEGEATIAPKSLEDFDPPKKPKRNKFALACAILASMTSILLGYDIGVMSGAAIYIKRDLKVTDVQIEILSGIINIYSPIGSYIAGRFSDWIGRRYTIVLAGVIFFVGAILMGLSPNYAFLMFGRFFAGVGIGFAFLIAPVYISEVSPTSSRGFLTSLPEVFLNGGILVGYISNYGFSKLPLRYGWRVMLGIGAIPSIFLAIAVLAMPESPRWLVAKGRLGEAKKVLYKISDSKEEAQQRLDDIKEITGIPSDCDDEIVSVTKVQGKGVWKELFLHPTPAVRHIFIASLGIHFFAQATGIDAVVLYSPRIFEKAGIKSDQNKLLATVAVGFVKTVFVLVSTFLLDRVGRRMLLLTSVGGLIISLLTLAVSLTIIANSRATLTWAIWLSIAAVLSYAGTFSIGSGPITWVYSSEIFPLRLRAQGVSIGAVVNRLTSGVISMTFLSLSKAITIGGAFFLFAGIAIVAWVFHYTMLPETQGKTLEEIERSFGSFWRKRKTSPPAEGVNRETQLCTNDQTMTTED from the exons ATGGCTGAAGGAGAAGCAACTATTGCTCCTAAATCTCTTGAGGATTTTGATCCTCCAAAGAAGCCCAAAAGGAACAAATTCGCTCTTGCTTGTGCTATCTTGGCTTCTATGACTTCTATCTTACTTGGTTACG ATATTGGTGTGATGAGTGGAGCAGCTATCTATATCAAAAGAGACCTTAAAGTAACCGACGTACAGATCGAAATTCTCTCAGGCATCATAAACATTTACTCTCCCATAGGTTCTTACATAGCAGGGAGATTCTCAGATTGGATTGGTCGGCGTTACACGATTGTCCTCGCCGGAGTAATTTTCTTCGTAGGAGCTATTCTTATGGGACTTTCTCCAAACTACGCATTTCTTATGTTCGGTAGATTCTTCGCTGGCGTTGGCATAGGTTTTGCTTTCTTGATTGCTCCTGTCTATATCTCTGAAGTCTCTCCAACTTCATCTCGTGGATTCCTCACTTCCTTGCCTGAG GTATTTTTGAATGGGGGGATTTTAGTCGGATACATCTCAAACTATGGATTTTCAAAGCTGCCACTCCGCTATGGTTGGCGGGTGATGCTTGGAATCGGTGCCATCCCTTCTATATTCCTAGCCATAGCAGTATTAGCCATGCCAGAGTCACCGAGATGGCTCGTTGCCAAGGGTCGATTAGGAGAAGCTAAAAAAGTTCTTTATAAAATCTCTGATTCTAAAGAAGAAGCTCAACAGAGATTAGATGATATTAAAGAGATTACAGGGATTCCCTCAGACTGCGACGACGAGATTGTTTCAGTGACAAAAGTTCAAGGCAAAGGCGTATGGAAAGAATTGTTTCTTCATCCTACACCGGCAGTTCGTCACATTTTCATTGCCTCTCTTGGTATTCACTTCTTCGCACAAGCCACTGGCATAGACGCTGTCGTTTTGTACAGCCCTAGAATCTTTGAGAAGGCTGGGATTAAATCTGACCAAAATAAACTTCTTGCAACGGTAGCTGTTGGATTTGTGAAAACAGTGTTTGTCTTAGTGTCCACTTTTTTATTGGACCGTGTTGGGAGGCGTATGTTATTGTTAACCAGTGTTGGTGGGTTAATAATCTCACTTCTTACATTGGCGGTTAGTCTCACTATTATTGCTAACTCCCGTGCCACACTAACGTGGGCTATTTGGCTTAGTATAGCTGCAGTGTTGTCTTATGCGGGTACCTTTTCAATTGGGTCGGGGCCCATTACATGGGTTTATAGTTCTGAGATATTTCCATTGAGGCTTCGAGCTCAAGGCGTGTCTATTGGGGCGGTGGTGAATAGGCTCACTAGTGGAGTCATATCCATGACATTTTTGTCCCTTTCGAAGGCAATCACCATTGGGGGTGCATTTTTTCTTTTCGCGGGAATTGCAATTGTAGCATGGGTTTTTCACTATACTATGCTCCCTGAAACACAAGGCAAAACGCTGGAGGAAATAGAAAGGTCTTTCGGTAGTTTCTGGAGGAAGCGAAAGACGAGTCCTCCTGCTGAAGGAGTGAACCGTGAAACGCAATTATGTACCAATGACCAGACTATGACAACTGAGGATTGA